Within Serratia odorifera, the genomic segment CAGCGTAAAAACCGCCAGCAACCATAAAATGAATGTGATGCGTAAAATGGGATTTCAGCGTAATAGCGAACTGTATTACTGGTTGCGGCAAAGCACTATGGCATAGTCGACGCCGCGAGCGGCGGCGCTAGCACCTGGCATGGCATGGATGCTACGGCGCTATGCGCCATGCGTTTGACGCGGTGTGCCGGTGGGCGGGCGACAATGCCACCGCAACCGGGCAGGTGAATGGGAAGCCATTTCTTGCTTAGCGCACAGCGTAATCCGCGCTATAATCAGCGCCTTGCTTCCTCGTGCCAAGGGAAGATCCTCGTCCCCGGTGGGGCGGCCGGACTTCAAATCCGGTTGGGGCCGCCAGCGGTCCTGGGCAGGTTCGACTCCTGTGATCTTCCGCCATCCGAGTTCTTCTGAAGTCTCCTAAAATCAACAAACCCTTGCTAACACTAGATAAATAGACCGTTATCATCTACGAGTGTCAACCGACGTCAACTGGAATCAATACGATTATGGGGGGCATGGAATGGATGCTAGTCTGGAGATGCCCCCAATGAAGCTAACAGCACGACAAGTAGACAACCGTAGCGTATCCGGGTTTCTGCTATCTCACGAATGCGTACGTTATTGCCCTGTCATCACGCCGACTCTGCCAGTGGTACACGGTTCGGCTCTGCATCAGCAGTTCGCATCCACGACGAACGCTGATACGGTAAGCCCCCGGGAGAAAATGCACCGTCTGGCGCTTCTGAGTCGGCCTCAGAACTTTTGCTTTAGTACCTCCTGCAGCATCTCCTTATCCAGACTCAGATCGGCGACCAGTTTTTTGAGCCGCTGATTTTCATCCTCGAGCTGGCGCAGGCGACGCAGTTCCGTCACACCCAGACCGGCAAATTTCTTCTTCCAGTTATAAAAAGTGGCTTCAGAAATCCCCATCTTTCTGCACTCTTCCCCGACACGGGTGCCGGTTTCGGCCTGTTTCAGGGCAAACGCTATCTGTTCTTTGGTATAACGGGTCTTTTTCATGGCAGGATGGCCTCTTTGTTCGATAAAAGAAGGACCGGATACTCCAGTTTAGCCTGGTACTGTTTTCAGGGGGGAGATCATGCTCCCCACAAGCAAAATCATTTGGGGGCATAATAGGGGGCATGGGTCAAAATAGAACTAGGTAAAACCAAGTAAATTCAATTGGAATGGCTATCAAATGCGACTCCTGTGATCGGTTGTCATCCACAGGTGTCAGAGGTTGGTTCTAAATAAACGGGTATGGAAAAGCGCATTGCTAAAAATGCAGCGAAGCTGGCGTAGGTAATCATAAAATTACCTGAACTGCGACAAGGAATGAATAATGAAAATCAGGATAGCTACCTCGGGCGATGTGGCTGATATGTTTCGGATCCGTATTGGCGTCCATGAAAACAAGATGACCATGGCGGAATTGGCCGAATACGGCATTACGCCAGAGTCTCTCCCCGCGATGCTCTCTGGGGACGGCCAAGGTTGGGTGGCAGAACAAGACGGTAAAGTTGTCGCATTCGCGATGGCTGATGCCGGTGACGCAACAATTTTTGCCCTGTTTGTCGACCCACCGTTTGAAGGACAGGGTATAGGTCGCGGTTTAATGGCGGCAGCCGAGCAATGGTTAAGGGGCCGGGGCTGTACCCAGGCCTGGCTGGAAACAGACAGCGATAGCAACGTGCGCGCAAACGGCTTTTACCGCCACCTTGGCTGGCTAGCATTCAACAAGCAGGAAGATGGCCAGACAAAATTTATCAAGCATTTATAAAACCAGGTTAGGCAGAGGAACCAAGGGTGTGCAAAAACGGCCTTCAATCCACGCCCTGCGTGCCGCGAAACGCCCGCCGCCATTCGCTGGGGCTGATATCAAACCTGGCTTTGAAGCTCTGGCGAAACGACACCGGGGAGTGAAAACCGGCCAGCTCCGCCACCGCCTCGATGCTGTGATCGGTGGTTTCCAGCAGTTCCTGGCTGCGTTGTAGCCGCTCTGCATTCAGCCACTCGCCGACCGAAACGCCGGTTGCCTTGATGAAATGCCGGGTGAAGGTACGGCGGCTCATGCTGACGAAGCTGGCCAGTGCGTCCAGCGAGTGGTTTTTGTCGAGATTGCGCCGCAGATAGTCCAGCAGATGGTTAATTCGGCCGTCGCGGGTGGTTGCCGGCACCGGGCGTTCAATATACTGCGCCTGGCCGCCTTCGCGATAAGGCGGCATCACCATCCGTCTGGCGACGCGATTGGCCAGCGCGCTGCCGTAATGTTTGCGCAAGATGTACAGACAGCAGTCGATACCGGCGGCGGTGCCGGCCGAGGTAATAAGTCGATCGTCGTTGATATACAGGGCATTGGTATCCAGCTGTACCGTAGGGAAACGCAGGATAAAATCGCGCTCGAATTCCCAATGCGTTGCCGCACGGCGGTTATCGAGCAGGCCGGCATAGGCCAGAACATAGGTGCCCAAACAGAGTCCCACCACTTCTGCGCCGCGCCGATAGGCGGCGTTCAGCGCATCCAGCAGCGCCTGCGAGGGCCTGACCTCCGGGTGATTCCAGAATGGCACGATAATCACATCTGCTGCCTCGAGCGTCTCCAGCCCTTTTTCCACCGTGATTGACATACCAATATCTGAATGCACCACGCCGGGGTGCTCGGCGCAAATGTGCAGCTCAACCAGGTTGGGGGCCGGCATCCCGTGGCCGAAGATAATGCAGGGCACTGAAAAGTGAAACGGACTGAAGCCCGGCGTAGCGATAACGGCAACGGAGAGAGTAGGCATGTCTTAATGTCCTGTTTGCAATCGGCAGACCCTGGTTTGTCGGCAAGGCGCGTTGACCGCCGGATGCGCCACGCGGGTTATATCACGCTGCGTCTGCACCCGGCGATGCGCGCCGTTCGCCTGTTTTAGAATATACAGCTTTCGCCGTCGGCCGGGATCAATACGCTGTTCTGTATCCCGTGTTGTTCAACGTATTCGCGCAGTTCCTGACGGCTCAGGATGCAGTGATTCACTGCTTCCATATGTGAGGCCACAATCGTCGCTTGCGGCAGCAGTTGATGAGTCCGCAGAACGTCTTCCTTGCCCATGATAATCGCGCCGAAGCCGTCAATCTGCGCAAAGCCGGTGTTCAGCACCACAATCTCCGGCTGCCAGCGCGTCAGGCTGTCGACGTAAGGCGGCACCCAGATGGTATCGCCGGCAATATACAGCGTTTTTTCATCACGATGTTGAAACACCAGGCCACAGGCATCGCCCAGCAGGGCGGCAAGCTGAGGATTGGCATAGGCGTCGTCACTGCCGTGCTGGCCGTCGGTTTTTACGATGGTGATAGCGGCAAATTCGCTGCTGTCGTCCAGCAC encodes:
- a CDS encoding GNAT family N-acetyltransferase; its protein translation is MKIRIATSGDVADMFRIRIGVHENKMTMAELAEYGITPESLPAMLSGDGQGWVAEQDGKVVAFAMADAGDATIFALFVDPPFEGQGIGRGLMAAAEQWLRGRGCTQAWLETDSDSNVRANGFYRHLGWLAFNKQEDGQTKFIKHL
- a CDS encoding GlxA family transcriptional regulator; this encodes MPTLSVAVIATPGFSPFHFSVPCIIFGHGMPAPNLVELHICAEHPGVVHSDIGMSITVEKGLETLEAADVIIVPFWNHPEVRPSQALLDALNAAYRRGAEVVGLCLGTYVLAYAGLLDNRRAATHWEFERDFILRFPTVQLDTNALYINDDRLITSAGTAAGIDCCLYILRKHYGSALANRVARRMVMPPYREGGQAQYIERPVPATTRDGRINHLLDYLRRNLDKNHSLDALASFVSMSRRTFTRHFIKATGVSVGEWLNAERLQRSQELLETTDHSIEAVAELAGFHSPVSFRQSFKARFDISPSEWRRAFRGTQGVD
- a CDS encoding MBL fold metallo-hydrolase produces the protein MKLTQIRNATLLLEYGGKKFLIDPMLADKAAWPGFPNTARSHLRNPLVALPVAVDALLDVDAVIVTHTHQDHWDEAAQQAIGKDTLIFTQHADDAALIRAQGFNQVRVLDDSSEFAAITIVKTDGQHGSDDAYANPQLAALLGDACGLVFQHRDEKTLYIAGDTIWVPPYVDSLTRWQPEIVVLNTGFAQIDGFGAIIMGKEDVLRTHQLLPQATIVASHMEAVNHCILSRQELREYVEQHGIQNSVLIPADGESCIF